Proteins found in one Actinokineospora alba genomic segment:
- a CDS encoding DUF6222 family protein codes for MSLSDATPRREQQEEPPANPVTLVSLVDEMVDINPHAPHNPNLAAGIVWADILADIAADEEERQLRAAERLSDAA; via the coding sequence GTGTCACTATCCGACGCAACACCGCGCCGCGAACAGCAGGAAGAGCCGCCCGCCAACCCGGTCACCCTGGTCAGCCTCGTCGACGAGATGGTGGACATCAACCCGCACGCCCCGCACAACCCGAACCTCGCCGCGGGGATCGTCTGGGCCGACATCCTGGCCGACATCGCCGCCGACGAGGAGGAACGCCAACTCCGCGCCGCCGAACGCCTGAGCGACGCCGCTTAG
- a CDS encoding molybdopterin-dependent oxidoreductase, translated as MTTAHRTCPICDAVCGLKIDLDPAGRVTKVRGDADDPFSKGYICPKGASLGRLDEDPDRLRHPMIREGDQWREASWDEAFEAVDRGLTGVIEKHGRDAVAVFFGNPTYHTMAGFMYRMPLTQSLNTRNTYSSGTIDHMPKHVACGHLYGDPFAIAVPDVDRTDFLLVIGANPMESHGSLCAAPDFPRRLRELRERGGKLVVIDPRRTRTAAIADEHLPVRPGTDPFLLLAVVNTLLTENLAKVTLDVNGLDELRELAAEFTPAVAESVCGVPAEDIARLARELAAAPTAAVYSRMGGSVVEFGTLTQWLVDVVNILTGNLDRPGGTMFTKTAALEVFRSGEPFQAGRWKSRVRGLPEALGELPTATLADEIETPGEGQVRALVAIAANPVLAAPNGPRLERAFEDLEFMVCVDPYLNETTRRAHVILPPPRMLQMPHYDFLLQIVTVRNYTRFSPAILPLEPDQRSEAEILARLTLIAAGAGASADPAGLDETVLGQLVGAATQIPGSPYQGRDPAEVRAELDGDSGPELMLDIMLKLGPYGLSLARLRENPHGIDLGPLEPRLKELLCTPSGRVELTPPPIVEDLGRLRAKLSAPTPELVLIGRRQLRSNNSWLHNVPSLLGGSNRCTLHVNPADVAKYGLGEQAIVRSATGEVIVAVEPTDSIRPGVVSIPHGWGHKGSEQRVAAQNPGVNANALTDELVVDVPSGNAVFNGVPVTVSPYEP; from the coding sequence ATGACCACCGCGCACCGGACGTGTCCCATCTGTGACGCCGTCTGCGGCCTGAAGATCGATCTTGACCCCGCGGGCCGCGTCACGAAGGTGCGTGGTGACGCCGACGACCCGTTCTCGAAGGGCTACATCTGCCCGAAGGGCGCGAGCCTGGGCCGCCTCGACGAGGACCCGGATCGCCTGCGGCATCCCATGATCCGCGAGGGCGACCAGTGGCGCGAAGCCAGCTGGGACGAGGCGTTCGAAGCCGTCGACCGCGGGCTGACGGGTGTCATCGAGAAGCACGGCCGCGACGCTGTCGCCGTGTTCTTCGGCAACCCGACCTATCACACGATGGCCGGGTTCATGTACCGGATGCCGTTGACCCAGTCGCTGAACACCCGCAACACCTACTCTTCCGGCACCATCGACCACATGCCCAAGCACGTGGCCTGCGGCCACCTGTACGGCGACCCGTTCGCGATCGCGGTGCCCGATGTCGACCGCACCGACTTCCTGTTGGTCATCGGCGCGAACCCCATGGAGTCACACGGTTCCCTGTGCGCCGCGCCCGACTTCCCCCGCAGGCTGCGGGAATTGCGTGAGCGTGGCGGCAAGCTGGTCGTGATCGACCCGCGGCGCACCAGGACCGCGGCGATCGCCGACGAACACCTGCCGGTCCGGCCGGGCACCGACCCGTTCCTGCTGCTCGCCGTCGTCAACACGCTGCTGACGGAGAACCTGGCCAAGGTCACGCTCGACGTCAACGGCCTCGACGAACTGCGCGAGCTGGCTGCGGAGTTCACCCCCGCGGTGGCCGAAAGCGTTTGCGGCGTGCCCGCCGAGGACATCGCCCGGCTGGCCCGCGAGCTCGCGGCGGCGCCGACAGCGGCTGTCTACTCGCGCATGGGCGGGTCGGTGGTGGAGTTCGGCACGCTGACCCAGTGGCTGGTCGACGTGGTCAACATCCTGACCGGCAACCTGGACCGCCCCGGCGGGACCATGTTCACCAAGACGGCCGCGCTCGAGGTGTTCCGCTCCGGCGAGCCGTTCCAGGCCGGCCGGTGGAAGAGCCGGGTCCGCGGCCTGCCGGAGGCGCTCGGCGAGCTGCCCACGGCCACGCTGGCCGACGAGATCGAGACCCCCGGCGAGGGCCAGGTGCGGGCGCTGGTGGCGATCGCGGCCAACCCGGTGCTCGCCGCGCCCAACGGGCCCCGGCTCGAGCGCGCGTTCGAGGACCTGGAATTCATGGTCTGCGTCGACCCGTACCTCAACGAGACGACCCGGCGGGCGCACGTCATCCTGCCGCCGCCGCGCATGCTGCAGATGCCGCACTACGACTTCCTGCTGCAGATCGTGACGGTGCGCAACTACACGAGGTTCTCCCCCGCGATCCTGCCCCTGGAGCCGGACCAGCGGTCCGAGGCCGAGATCCTGGCCCGGCTGACCCTGATCGCGGCGGGCGCGGGCGCGTCGGCCGACCCCGCCGGGCTGGACGAGACGGTCCTCGGGCAGCTCGTCGGCGCGGCCACCCAGATCCCCGGTTCCCCGTACCAGGGCAGGGATCCGGCCGAGGTGCGCGCCGAACTCGACGGCGACAGCGGGCCCGAGCTGATGCTGGACATCATGCTCAAGCTCGGTCCGTACGGCCTGTCGCTGGCGCGGCTGCGGGAGAACCCGCACGGCATCGACCTCGGGCCGCTCGAGCCGCGGCTGAAGGAACTGCTGTGCACGCCGTCCGGGCGGGTCGAGCTCACCCCGCCGCCGATCGTCGAGGACCTCGGCAGGCTGCGCGCCAAGCTGTCCGCCCCGACCCCGGAGCTGGTGCTGATCGGGCGGCGGCAGCTGCGCTCCAACAACAGCTGGCTGCACAACGTCCCGTCCCTGCTCGGCGGGAGCAACCGCTGCACGCTGCACGTCAACCCGGCCGACGTCGCCAAGTACGGGCTCGGTGAGCAAGCGATCGTGCGGTCGGCCACCGGCGAGGTGATCGTCGCCGTCGAGCCGACCGACTCGATCAGGCCGGGTGTGGTGAGCATCCCGCACGGGTGGGGCCACAAGGGCAGCGAGCAGCGGGTGGCGGCGCAGAACCCCGGCGTCAACGCGAACGCGCTGACCGACGAGCTGGTCGTGGACGTCCCGTCCGGCAACGCCGTGTTCAACGGTGTGCCGGTCACCGTCAGCCCTTATGAGCCGTAG
- a CDS encoding acyltransferase family protein: MPHSTELPARADITGSRLPSLTGLRFIAALMVFLFHGVLYAGLFASPGATETLGAVVGGGGWTGVSFFFILSGFVLTWSVRSADTVRKFYRRRLFKIFPNHLVTAVIAFVLLIAVTGAAAKGTWWYNLLLIQAWFPDLSVLYSGNVVSWSLSCELLFYLAFPALYFGIKRIRPERLWAWTGVVVLAIFLVPSLATVLPEAQALAGGTMMPTGLTLFEQWFVASFPPVRMLEFVFGIFIARIVITGRTIPLSFGGAVALAVAAYALTPLFSGPYRVAATMVVPLGLIIVAGAKVDAAKEGSWLSSRFMVWLGDISFAFYMVHQLVLDYGHRLLGQTNTWSTPVALAVLALLFAGALLAATVLYTCVERPIMRRFASSRRAPRLASVPAASISADPPSGDRLAS; encoded by the coding sequence ATGCCTCATTCAACAGAGTTACCCGCGCGGGCGGACATCACGGGGTCTCGCCTGCCATCACTGACGGGACTGCGGTTCATCGCCGCGCTGATGGTCTTCCTGTTCCACGGGGTCCTGTACGCCGGGCTGTTCGCCTCGCCCGGTGCGACGGAGACGCTCGGCGCGGTCGTGGGCGGGGGCGGCTGGACCGGCGTCTCGTTCTTCTTCATCCTCAGTGGATTTGTCCTGACCTGGTCGGTGCGTTCCGCGGACACGGTGCGGAAGTTCTACCGGCGTCGGCTGTTCAAGATCTTCCCCAACCACCTGGTGACCGCCGTCATCGCCTTCGTCCTGCTGATCGCGGTCACGGGCGCCGCCGCCAAGGGCACCTGGTGGTACAACCTGCTGCTGATCCAGGCATGGTTCCCTGATCTGTCGGTGCTCTACAGCGGCAACGTGGTGTCCTGGTCGCTGTCCTGCGAGCTGCTGTTCTACCTCGCGTTCCCGGCGCTGTACTTCGGCATCAAGCGGATCCGCCCCGAGCGGCTCTGGGCCTGGACCGGCGTGGTCGTGCTGGCGATCTTCCTCGTCCCGTCGCTGGCCACCGTGCTGCCCGAGGCGCAGGCGCTTGCCGGTGGCACGATGATGCCGACCGGCCTGACCCTGTTCGAGCAGTGGTTCGTCGCCTCGTTCCCGCCGGTGCGGATGCTGGAGTTCGTGTTCGGCATCTTCATCGCCCGGATCGTCATCACCGGCCGGACGATCCCGCTCAGCTTCGGCGGCGCGGTGGCGCTCGCGGTGGCCGCCTACGCGCTCACGCCGCTGTTCTCCGGCCCGTACCGGGTCGCGGCCACGATGGTCGTGCCGCTCGGCCTGATCATCGTCGCGGGCGCGAAGGTGGACGCGGCGAAGGAAGGCAGCTGGCTGTCGAGCCGGTTCATGGTCTGGCTCGGCGACATCTCGTTCGCCTTCTACATGGTCCACCAGCTGGTCCTGGACTACGGTCACCGGCTGCTCGGGCAGACCAACACCTGGAGCACACCGGTCGCGCTGGCCGTGCTCGCGCTGCTGTTCGCGGGCGCGCTCCTGGCCGCGACGGTGCTGTACACGTGCGTCGAACGCCCGATCATGCGCCGCTTCGCCAGTTCGCGTCGCGCACCACGGCTGGCCTCAGTGCCCGCCGCGTCCATTTCGGCCGATCCGCCCAGCGGTGACCGCCTCGCCTCCTGA
- a CDS encoding SDR family NAD(P)-dependent oxidoreductase, whose protein sequence is MSEFDGKTVLITGGGSGIGFATARRLVDAGCNVVIAGRRVDRIDAAAKELDPDGDRVLAVATDVARTEDLDELIDRIRQRYGRLDGVFANAGISFNSLSADVSEADFDRVVGTNFKGAFFTIQKAVTLFDEGGAIVVNGTCLAHRGMGPASVYAATKAAVTNLTRSLAADLAGRGIRVNAVSPGFIETDMLDEVAPNEQARAGISGLVPLGRLGKPEEVADAVAFLLSRRASFITGQDLGVDGGIVSSFPM, encoded by the coding sequence ATGTCTGAATTCGACGGCAAAACCGTTCTCATTACCGGCGGTGGGAGCGGAATCGGCTTTGCCACCGCGCGACGATTAGTGGACGCGGGCTGCAATGTCGTGATCGCCGGCCGCCGCGTCGATCGGATCGACGCCGCGGCGAAGGAGCTCGATCCCGACGGTGACCGGGTCCTCGCCGTGGCCACCGACGTGGCCCGCACGGAAGACCTCGACGAATTGATCGACCGGATCCGACAGCGATACGGCAGGCTGGACGGCGTTTTCGCCAATGCCGGTATTTCGTTCAACTCACTGAGCGCCGATGTCAGCGAAGCCGATTTCGACCGGGTCGTCGGCACCAATTTCAAGGGCGCGTTCTTCACCATCCAGAAAGCGGTGACCCTGTTCGACGAGGGCGGCGCCATCGTGGTCAACGGCACCTGCCTGGCGCACCGCGGCATGGGCCCGGCGTCGGTGTACGCCGCGACGAAGGCCGCCGTGACCAACCTGACCCGTTCGCTCGCCGCCGACCTGGCGGGCCGAGGCATCCGGGTCAACGCGGTCAGCCCCGGGTTCATCGAGACGGACATGCTCGACGAGGTCGCCCCCAACGAGCAGGCACGCGCGGGGATCAGCGGCCTGGTCCCGCTCGGCAGGCTCGGCAAGCCCGAGGAAGTCGCCGACGCGGTGGCGTTCCTGCTGTCCCGACGCGCTTCCTTCATCACCGGTCAGGACCTCGGTGTCGACGGCGGCATCGTCAGCTCATTCCCGATGTGA
- a CDS encoding FAD-dependent oxidoreductase, which produces MGQQDGTRAVVLGGSIAGLFAARVLADAYDEVHIVDRDKLVGVKGVRRFCPQSHQANGLLARGVQVMEELFPGLTQEMLDYGVPTGDLSGSCRWYARGNRLKQQHAGLQTLGVVRPLFEWFIRERVQQLPNVVFIEEHDILGLTTTADKSRVTGARVQKRGTDTATVIDADLVIDATGRGSRTPVWLEELGYEKPFEERKKIDLGYVTQHFRLRPGANGFVNDVAINQIANADVPRGNVFFLVEDGKVELTTYGILGDHPPTDYDGLMAWLKSLPAKDVYETLSYADPVDKAMPFKFPTTLRRHYHKLRRFPEGLLVTGDAVTTFNPVYAQGMSVAALCALVLRQHLHSGAAPVPQDYFRDQALDAIDQAWEMTNQIDLSLPGVKGERTFKIRMGNWFLKRVQIAATRDADITAAYFKVAGLIEKPESMMKPGFALKVLWKSLFGPSKESREPFVFEVAPGVQPAYGESAEQLPKAA; this is translated from the coding sequence ATGGGCCAGCAGGATGGGACTCGCGCGGTGGTGCTCGGCGGCAGCATTGCCGGGTTGTTCGCGGCCAGGGTGCTCGCGGACGCCTACGACGAGGTGCACATCGTGGACCGCGACAAGCTCGTCGGCGTCAAGGGGGTGCGGCGGTTCTGCCCGCAGAGCCACCAGGCCAACGGCCTGCTCGCCCGTGGCGTGCAGGTGATGGAGGAGCTCTTCCCCGGGCTCACCCAGGAGATGCTCGACTACGGCGTCCCGACCGGTGACCTGTCCGGCAGCTGCCGCTGGTACGCCCGGGGCAACCGGCTCAAGCAGCAGCACGCCGGACTGCAGACCCTCGGCGTGGTGCGGCCCCTGTTCGAGTGGTTCATCCGCGAGCGGGTGCAGCAGCTCCCCAACGTGGTCTTCATCGAGGAGCACGACATCCTCGGCCTCACCACGACGGCCGACAAGAGCCGGGTCACCGGGGCACGGGTGCAGAAGCGCGGCACCGACACCGCCACGGTCATCGATGCCGACCTGGTCATCGACGCCACCGGTCGCGGCTCGCGAACCCCGGTCTGGCTTGAGGAACTCGGCTACGAGAAGCCGTTCGAGGAGCGCAAGAAGATCGACCTGGGCTACGTGACGCAGCACTTCCGCCTGCGCCCCGGCGCCAACGGGTTCGTCAACGACGTGGCGATCAACCAGATCGCGAACGCCGACGTGCCCCGCGGCAACGTCTTCTTCCTCGTCGAGGACGGCAAGGTGGAGCTGACCACCTACGGCATCCTCGGCGACCACCCGCCCACCGACTACGACGGACTCATGGCGTGGCTGAAGTCGCTGCCCGCCAAGGACGTCTACGAGACGCTGAGCTACGCGGACCCGGTCGACAAGGCGATGCCGTTCAAGTTCCCGACGACGCTTCGCCGCCACTACCACAAGCTGCGCCGCTTCCCCGAGGGCCTGCTCGTCACCGGCGACGCCGTCACCACGTTCAACCCCGTGTACGCACAGGGAATGAGCGTCGCGGCGCTGTGCGCGCTGGTCCTGCGCCAGCACCTGCACAGCGGTGCCGCGCCGGTGCCGCAGGACTACTTCCGCGACCAGGCGCTCGACGCCATCGACCAGGCGTGGGAGATGACCAACCAGATCGACCTGAGCCTGCCGGGGGTCAAGGGCGAGCGCACCTTCAAGATCCGCATGGGCAACTGGTTCCTGAAGCGGGTCCAGATCGCCGCGACCCGTGACGCCGACATCACCGCCGCGTACTTCAAGGTCGCGGGCCTCATCGAGAAGCCCGAGTCGATGATGAAGCCGGGCTTCGCACTGAAGGTGCTGTGGAAGTCGCTGTTCGGCCCGTCGAAGGAAAGCCGGGAGCCGTTCGTGTTCGAGGTGGCTCCAGGCGTCCAGCCCGCCTACGGCGAGTCCGCCGAGCAGCTGCCCAAGGCAGCGTGA
- a CDS encoding dihydrofolate reductase family protein yields the protein MGKVIITFQTTADGSIGPEMGWHQGGGQDGADADDLVLGDAMLLGRKTFETIAPYWKPLTDPFSERVNSMPKYIASTTLTEPLDWNASLIKGDFVDEVRRLKAEHTGNLLSYGCGELAFNLVKHGLADEIHFWVHPIVWSEPVRPFHGLGHVRMKLKAAHVLHTGVILQKYEPLSVDE from the coding sequence ATGGGCAAGGTAATCATCACGTTTCAGACGACGGCCGATGGCAGCATCGGTCCGGAGATGGGATGGCATCAAGGAGGCGGCCAGGACGGCGCCGACGCCGACGATCTCGTGCTCGGGGACGCGATGCTGCTCGGGCGCAAGACGTTCGAGACCATCGCCCCGTATTGGAAGCCGCTCACCGACCCGTTCTCCGAGCGGGTGAACAGCATGCCGAAGTACATCGCCTCGACGACGCTGACCGAGCCGCTCGACTGGAACGCGTCGCTCATCAAGGGCGACTTCGTCGACGAGGTGCGCAGGCTCAAGGCCGAGCACACCGGCAACCTGCTGAGCTACGGCTGCGGTGAACTGGCCTTCAACCTGGTCAAGCACGGTCTCGCGGACGAGATCCACTTCTGGGTGCACCCGATCGTCTGGAGCGAGCCGGTGCGGCCGTTCCACGGCCTCGGCCACGTGCGGATGAAGCTCAAGGCCGCCCACGTGCTGCACACCGGCGTCATCCTGCAGAAGTACGAGCCGCTGTCGGTTGACGAGTAG